In Oxyura jamaicensis isolate SHBP4307 breed ruddy duck chromosome 23, BPBGC_Ojam_1.0, whole genome shotgun sequence, a single window of DNA contains:
- the ZBTB8B gene encoding zinc finger and BTB domain-containing protein 8B, protein MEVQSYYAKLLGELNEQRKRDFFCDCSIIVEGRIFKAHKNILFANSGYFRALLIHYIQDSGRHSTASLDIVTSEAFSVILDFLYSGKLDLCGENVIEVMSAASYLQMTDVVNFCKTYIRSSLDICRKIEREAAFYQADSGSGSSAREGPSYGSKSQGSVPVSSLQEKERTVGCQRDPPCGECSSCHPLELVVRDPVSSDSPEDVNSSLPKGVEPKVEFDSDEVEVEVGERLQQYPTPLSLEQMEEGLHSGQAMDLACNNYHMKQFLEALLRNGSAQRKDDVVHHFVRGFEGRPEDAGVAMSSMMDIHSDWYGEDAGDVLVVPIKLHKCPFCPYTAKQKGILKRHIRSHTGERPYPCETCGKRFTRQEHLRSHALSVHRSNKPIICKGCRRTFTSSLSQGLRRFGLCDSCTCVTTTHDDSMPINLSLMEPSSEGQEKGDVDNDWPIYVESGEENDPADDDDADGDDKQEIHRSLSDRETLM, encoded by the exons ATGGAGGTGCAGTCGTACTACGCCaagctgctgggggagctgaaCGAGCAGCGCAAGCGGGACTTCTTCTGCGACTGCAGCATCATCGTGGAGGGGCGCATCTTCAAGGCGCACAAGAACATCCTCTTCGCCAACAGCGGCTACTTCCGAGCGCTGCTCATCCACTACATCCAGGACAGCGGGCGGCACAGCACCGCGTCCCTCGACATCGTCACCTCCGAGGCCTTCTCCGTCATCCTGGATTTCCTCTACTCGGGGAAGCTGGATCTGTGTGGGGAGAACGTCATCGAGGTCATGTCTGCGGCCAGCTACCTGCAGATGACCGATGTGGTGAACTTCTGCAAGACCTACATCAGGTCGTCCTTGGATATCTGCAGGAAGATAGAGAGGGAGGCCGCCTTCTACCAGGCCGACAGCGGGAGTGGGAGCTCTGCGAGGGAAGGCCCCTCGTACGGCTCCAAGAGCCAGGGCTCTGTCCCCGTCTCGTCcctgcaggaaaaggagaggacGGTGGGTTGTCAGCGAGACCCCCCCTGTGGGGAGTGTAGCAGCTGCCACCCCCTGGAGCTTGTGGTGAGGGACCCGGTGAGCAGCGACTCCCCAGAGGACGTTAATTCCTCCCTGCCCAAAGGGGTGGAACCCAAGGTGGAGTTCGACTCGGATGAGGTGGAGGTAGAGGTGGGCGAGCGGCTGCAGCAGTACCCGACTCCGCTGTCCCTGGAGCAGATGGAAGAGGGGCTGCACAGCGGGCAGGCGATGGACCTGGCCTGCAACAACTACCACATGAAGCAGTTCCTAGAGGCCCTGCTGCGCAACGGCTCAGCTCAGAGGAAAGATGACGTGGTTCATCACTTTGTCCGGGGCTTTGAGGGTAGGCCAGAGGATGCGGGGGTAGCCATGAGCTCCATGATGGACATTCACAGCGACTGGTATGGTGAGGACGCAG gtGATGTGTTAGTTGTACCCATCAAGCTTCACAAATGTCCGTTCTGTCCCTACACGGCTAAGCAGAAAGGAATACTGAAACGGCACATTCGCTCTCACACAGGTGAGAGGCCCTACCCCTGTGAGACGTGTGGGAAGCGTTTCACCCGGCAGGAACACCTTCGGAGTCACGCTTTAAGT GTGCATCGATCGAACAAGCCAATTATCTGCAAAGGTTGCAGGAGAACATTCACAAGTAGCCTGTCTCAAGGACTGCGACGCTTTGGCTTGTGTGACAGCTGCACTTGTGTGACCACTACGCACGACGACTCGATGCCCATTAACCTCAGCCTGATGGAACCTTCCTCAGAGGGCCAGGAGAAGGGCGATGTGGATAACGACTGGCCCATATACGTGGAGTCCGGGGAGGAAAACGATCCAGCTGATGATGATGATGCTGATGGTGATGACAAGCAGGAAATCCACAGGAGTTTATCAGATCGAGAAACACTTATGTAG